Proteins encoded in a region of the Populus alba chromosome 13, ASM523922v2, whole genome shotgun sequence genome:
- the LOC118053269 gene encoding uncharacterized protein, with product MHRVGSAGNTNNSVRPRKEKRLTYVLSDADDTKHCAGINCLKVLKSTVSDGRDYLFTGSRDGTLKRWALSEDSATCSATFESHVDWVNDAVLAGDRTLVSCSSDTTLKAWNCLSDGTCTKTLRQHSDYVICLAAAEKNSNVVASGGLGGEVFIWDVEAALTPVSKSGDAMEDDCSNGVNGSTNSLPVTSLRTISSSNSISAHTSQSHGYVPVGAKGHKESVYALAMNDSGTRLVSGGTEKVVRVWDPRTGSKAMKLRGHTDNIRALLLDSTGRYCLSGSSDSMIRLWDLGMQRCVHSYAVHTDSVWALASTPTFSHVYSGGRDLSLYLTDLVTRESLLLCTKEHPILQLALHDDSIWAATTDSSVHRWPAEAHNPQKVFQRGGSFLAGNLSFSRARVSLEGSTPVPVYKEPTLTIPGTPAIVQHEILNNRRHVLTKDTAGSVKLWEITRGIVVEDYGKVSFEEKKEQLFEMVSIPAWFTVDTRLGSLSVHLDTPQCFSAEMYSADLNIAGKPEDDKVNLARETLKGLLAHWLAKRRHRLGSPTSANGDVLSGKDFAHRSLGHSRVEVDGGAENDSKVYPPFEFSTVSPPSVVTEGSQGGPWRKKITDLDGSEDEKDFPWWCLDCVLNNRLPPRENTKCSFYLHPCEGSAFQILTQGKLSAPRILRIHKVVNYVVEKLVPDKPLDNVNTDGTFAPGIGGPLQHSVVGDGSFRSGLKPWQKPKPSIEILCNNQVLSPEMSLATVRAYIWKKPEDLTLNYRVVQGR from the exons ATGCACCGAGTGGGTAGTGCAGGGAACACAAACAATTCTGTTCGCCCACGTAAAGAGAAGAGGCTTACATATGTGTTGAGTGATGCTGATGACACAAAG CATTGTGCTGGTATAAACTGTCTAAAAGTGTTAAAGTCCACTGTATCTGATGGGCGGGATTACCTCTTCACTGGGAGTCGTGATGGCACGCTGAAGAGATGGGCCCTTTCTGAAGATTCTGCGACGTGCTCTGCTACATTTGAGTCACATGTTGATTGG GTAAATGATGCTGTCCTTGCTGGTGACAGAACCCTTGTCTCCTGCTCTTCAGACACCACCCTCAAG GCATGGAATTGCTTATCTGATGGAACTTGTACCAAGACTCTTCGCCAACACTCTGATTATGTTATTTGTCTTGCGGCAGcagaaaaaaat AGCAATGTAGTTGCCTCTGGAGGCCTTGGTGGGGAAGTTTTCATATGGGATGTGGAAGCTGCACTGACTCCAGTGTCAAAGTCTGGTGATGCAATGGAAGATGATTGTTCAAATGGTGTAAATGGCTCTACTAATTCATTGCCCGTGACAAGTTTACGAACCATTAGCTCAAGCAACAGCATTTCTGCACACACGTCTCAGTCCCATGGGTATGTCCCAGTTGGTGCTAAAGGCCATAAGGAGTCAGTCTATGCATTGGCAATGAATGATAGTGGAACCCGTCTTGTCTCTGGTGGGACCGAGAAG GTTGTGCGTGTTTGGGACCCCCGTACTGGTTCAAAGGCTATGAAACTAAGAGGGCATACCGATAACATTAGAGCGTTGCTTCTGGATTCTACTGGCAG gtATTGCTTATCAGGTTCTTCTGATTCTATGATCAG GCTGTGGGACCTTGGGATGCAGCGATGTGTGCATTCATATGCTGTGCATACAGATTCTGTTTGGGCACTTGCTAGCACTCCAACATTCAGCCATGTATACAGTGGTGGAAGGGACCTTTCT TTGTACTTGACAGACTTGGTGACAAGAGAGAGTCTTTTGCTTTGCACGAAAGAGCATCCGATTTTGCAATTGGCATTGCATGATGACAGTATATGGGCCGCGACAACGGATTCTTCGGTTCATAGATGGCCCGCTGAAGCACACAATCCTCAAAAGGTCTTTCAAAGAGGTGGTTCATTCTTGGCTGGTAACCTTTCCTTTTCAAGGGCAAGAGTTTCATTAGAAGGATCTACTCCA GTGCCAGTCTACAAAGAACCAACCTTAACCATTCCTGGAACTCCAGCAATAGTACAgcatgaaattttaaataatagaaGGCATGTCTTGACTAAG GATACTGCTGGCTCAGTGAAGCTATGGGAGATCACAAGGGGCATTGTAGTTGAAGACTATGGGAAG GTGTCATTTGAGGAGAAAAAGGAACAATTATTTGAAATG GTCAGCATTCCTGCATGGTTCACTGTGGATACCAGGCTTGGAAGCTTGTCTGTTCATTTGGACACACCACAATGCTTTTCAGCTGAGATGTATTCAGCTGATCTTAACATAGCTGGAAAACCTGAGGATGATAAG GTTAATTTAGCTCGCGAAACCCTTAAAGGTTTGTTGGCTCATTGGTTGGCCAAGAGAAGGCACAGACTTGGTTCTCCAACTTCAGCTAATGGAGATGTTCTATCCGGAAAGGATTTTGCTCATAGAAGTCTTGGCCATTCTAGAGTTGAAGTAGACGGTGGTGCTGAAAATGACTCCAAGGTTTATCCTCCATTCGAATTTTCAACAGTTTCCCCTCCTTCGGTTGTAACTGAAGGCTCTCAAGGAGGTCCATGGAGAAAGAAAATTACTGATTTAGATGGAAGCGAAGATGAAAAGGACTTCCCTTGGTGGTGTTTGGATTGTGTGTTGAACAATCGCCTGCCTCCAAGAGAAAACACCAA GTGCAGCTTTTATCTGCATCCATGTGAAGGTTCAGCATTTCAGATTCTCACACAAGGCAAATTAAGTGCACCTCGCATCCTTAGAATTCATAAA GTTGTCAATTATGTCGTAGAGAAGCTGGTCCCTGACAAACCACTGGATAATGTGAATACTGATGGAACATTTGCTCCTGGAATTGGAGGACCCTTGCAGCATTCAGTGGTTGGAGATGGATCTTTCCGATCTGGATTGAAGCCTTGGCAAAAGCCTAAGCCTTCCATAGAGATCTTGTGCAATAATCAg GTCTTATCCCCAGAAATGAGTTTAGCTACAGTGCGAGCTTACATATGGAAGAAACCTGAGGATCTGACCCTTAATTACAGAGTAGTTCAGGGAAGGTGA
- the LOC118053265 gene encoding uncharacterized protein has protein sequence MNSPRILFKISQKNPKFLSLCSLSYSHIDSHLITSQHRLISSTAPVSSWMDSIKGVFTGKKAETEDTPESFTLLSFADGMKNARRVGSLKQFVVGRSSEATFSSAFEKQEAIIRYLGALDPTGENLQTSQKQEAAKHCNCTIADVESTLSKFIWAKEAQNKMQKLKEEGKPMPKNMAEVQKLMGSTPLDLARSNLAKSGQISKNALCPCGSKKKYKRCCGKE, from the exons ATGAATTCTCCAAGGATTCTGTTCAAAATTTCCCAGAAAAACCCTAAATTTCTCTCCTTGTGCTCCCTAAGCTATTCTCACATTGACAGTCACCTCATTACGTCACAGCACCGCTTGATTTCCTCCACTGCGCCAGTGAGTTCATGGATGGATTCCATCAAAGGTGTCTTCACTGGAAAAAAGGCAGAAACTGAAGACACCCCAGAGTCATTCACGTTACTCA gctTCGCAGATGGGATGAAGAATGCGAGGAGGGTTGGATCGCTAAAGCAATTCGTCGTTGGTAGAAGCAGTGAAGCGACTTTTTCTAGTGCCTTTGAAAAGCAGGAAGCAATAATTCGATATCTAGGTGCACTTGATCCCACTGGAGAG AACCTCCAAACAAGTCAAAAACAAGAAGCAGCGAAGCACTGTAATTGCACAATAGCAGATGTTGAGAGTACACTTTCTAAGTTTATATGGGCTAAAGAAGCACAGAATAAGATGCAAAAATTAAAGGAAGAAGGGAAACCAATGCCGAAGAACATGGCTGAG GTCCAGAAGTTGATGGGATCGACACCTTTGGATCTTGCTCGGTCTAATTTGGCTAAGAGTGGGCAGATCAGCAAAAATGCACTCTGTCCATGTGGTTCCAAGAAGAAATACAAACG
- the LOC118053266 gene encoding uncharacterized protein, which produces MALSTVTYSPTQKGIVISIPTLVLSVSVGAIMLFFLLSSLSTCSCPSSLRSFNDNNNVRGGLGEVDKKERISATQEDIKWIKDQIQANGLHMQDNVLRKGINPRTRAQQLQDLIQFKGISHYEGLVSDNNTVLPCPGELLVEEHHSNYGEPWAGGRDVFEFLAESSHLSPNSRVLEIGCGTLRVGLHFIRYLIPEHFHCLERDELSLMAAFRYELPSQGLLHKRPLIVKGEDMDFSKFGSGVVYDLIYASAVFLHMPDKLVWAGLERLVGMLKPYDGRIFVSHNIKFCSRLGSEECTKRLTSLGLEYSGKHTHDSLLFNHYEIWFEFRRSKA; this is translated from the exons ATGGCACTGTCAACAGTAACATATTCACCAACACAAAAAGGAATAGTAATTTCAATTCCCACGTTAGTCCTTTCTGTTTCTGTAGGAGCAATAATGCTGTTCTTTCTCTTATCTTCGCTCTCTACATGTTCATGCCCTTCTTCTTTGCGAAGCtttaatgataataacaatGTTCGGGGTGGGCTTGGCGAGGttgataaaaaagagagaatatctGCAACACAAGAGGATATTAAATGGATTAAGGATCAGATCCAAGCTAATGGCTTACATATGCAAGATAATGTTCTTCGTAAAGGGATTAATCCCCGTACTAGAGCTCAACAATTACAAGATCTCATTCA GTTCAAGGGCATATCACATTATGAAGGGCTAGTGTCAGATAACAACACTGTTCTCCCATGTCCTGGCGAGCTACTTGTGGAAGAGCATCATAGCAACTATGGGGAGCCCTGGGCTGGTGGACGCGATGTGTTTGAGTTCCTTGCAGAGTCCAGCCACCTGTCACCCAATTCACGTGTTCTAGAGATTGGGTGTGGAACACTCCGTGTTGGCTTGCATTTCATTCGTTATCTCATCCCCGAGCACTTCCATTGTCTTGAAAGAGACGAGCTCTCTCTGATGGCTGCATTCAGATACGAGCTTCCCTCTCAGGGTCTTTTACACAAGCGTCCTCTGATTGTGAAAGGTGAAGACATGGATTTCTCCAAGTTTGGTTCTGGAGTTGTGTATGATTTGATATATGCTAGTGCTGTGTTTCTTCATATGCCTGATAAGCTTGTCTGGGCTGGACTGGAGAGATTAGTGGGCATGCTGAAACCTTATGATGGCCGCATCTTCGTGTCACATAATATAAAGTTCTGTTCAAGACTTGGAAGTGAGGAATGTACTAAGAGGTTGACCAGTCTGGGACTCGAGTATAGTGGAAAGCATACACATGATAGCTTGCTGTTTAATCACTATGAAATTTGGTTTGAATTTAGGCGGTCTAAAGCTTAG
- the LOC118053267 gene encoding kinesin-like protein KIN-14U — MFIPSEMEQISLPLDNVKEKLEPLEPNQDYIDAFQLESELMDSPPLPNSTIYTDVNVVPEHEKGELGHSISNLEGEIAGLKQKERLLDKKRREALNKILDIKGSIRVFCRVRPFLLSDRRRIHEPISIGLEKVVVKSVGIRKEYRYDKVFHQAATQEDVFVEVEPILRSALDGHNVCILAYGQTGTGKTFTMDGTNNQAGIIPRAIEELFRQASLDNSSITFSMSMLEVYMGNLRDLLAPKVASRTHEVAAKCLNIQTDPKGMVEVEGLTQVQIPDTAKAKWWYAKGRRARSTSWTNVNESSSRSHCLMRITISRHGDDSKAKAQVSKLWMVDLGGSERLLKTGATGQTLDEGRSINLSLSALGDVIAALRRKRGHVPYRNSKLTQILKDSLGHSSKVLMLVHISPCEEDVGETICSLSFANRARAIETYRDLTEDINMQRQKRILELEVEMREAEEECQKVRYQVQKAEFLLSENRELLSTTYHVPDDKENAPISPKEDYKEVNSTSRVTDKGIRRNMTSRFPRFMTSTVASRQRQSAAEKLVGGRARSLRSATRSSLQFSASQSFSYSEFRFRAILKESNRKSRYGETKPLLPESPKCNGPEMKMASLPRSKTVISSDPNLRTTLSRHRRRMSDLI; from the exons ATGTTCATTCCTAGTGAAATGGAGCAGATCTCGTTGCCTCTAGATAATGTAAAAGAGAAGTTGGAGCCATTGGAACCAAACCAGGATTACATTGATGCGTTCCAGTTAGAATCTGAGTTGATGGATTCACCACCTTTACCTAATTCAACCATTTATACCGATGTCAATGTTGTTCCTGAGCATGAAAAGGGCGAGCTTGGGCATTCTATATCGAATCTAGAAG GTGAGATCGCAGGGTTGAAACAGAAGGAGAGATTGTTGGACAAGAAGCGCAGAGAAGCATTAAACAAGATATTGGATATTAAAG GCAGCATTAGAGTATTTTGTCGAGTGAGACCGTTCCTATTGTCAGATAGAAGAAGAATTCACGAACCCATTTCAATTGGGTTAGAGAAGGTGGTGGTTAAATCAGTTGGAATTAGGAAGGAGTACAGATACGATAAGGTTTTTCATCAAGCAGCTACTCAAG AAGATGTTTTTGTTGAGGTTGAACCTATCCTTAGATCTGCACTTGACGGGCACAATGTATGCATATTGGCTTATGGTCAAACTGGAACTGGCAAGACATTTACAATG GATGGCACAAATAACCAGGCTGGGATCATTCCTCGAGCTATTGAAGAGCTTTTTCGTCAAGCCTCTTTGGATAACTCATCTATAACATTTTCAATGAGCATGCTGGAGGTTTACATGGGTAATCTTAGAGATCTACTTGCTCCAAAAGTGGCGAGTAGGACACATGAGGTTGCAGCAAAATG TTTAAATATTCAAACAGATCCAAAGGGAATGGTTGAAGTTGAAGGTCTGACACAGGTCCAAATACCTGATACTGCAAAGGCAAAATGGTGGTATGCTAAGGGCAGGCGAGCTAGATCTACTTCATGGACTAATGTCAATGAGTCATCAAGCAGGTCACACTG CTTAATGAGGATCACCATTTCTCGACATGGAGATGATTCAAAAGCTAAAGCACAAGTGAGCAAACTATGGATGGTTGATCTCGGAGGAAGTGAGCGATTGTTGAAGACAGGGGCCACCGGACAGACACTCGATGAGGGAAGGTCCATAAATCTATCTCTTTCTGCTTTGGGTGATGTTATCGCTGCTCTAAGAAGGAAGAGAGGCCATGTGCCTTACAG AAACAGCAAGTTAACTCAAATCCTCAAAGATTCCTTAG GTCATAGTTCAAAGGTTTTAATGCTTGTGCATATAAGCCCGTGTGAAGAAGATGTTGGAGAGACAATCTGTTCTTTAAGCTTTGCAAATAGAGCAAGAGCAATAGAGACCTATCGAGATCTAACAGAG GACATAAACATGCAAAGGCAGAAGAGGATTTTGGAACTCGAAGTAGAAATGAGAGAAGCCGAAGAAGAGTGCCAGAAAGTTAGGTATCAAGTACAGAAGGCTGAGTTCCTGTTGAGTGAGAACAGAGAGCTTTTGTCAACTACTTATCATGTTCCTGATGACAAGGAGAATGCACCTATAAGTCCCAAAGAAGACTACAAGGAAGTCAATAGTACATCTCGAGTTACTGACAAAGGAATTAGGAGGAATATGACAAGTCGTTTCCCGCGATTCATGACGTCTACTGTCGCTAGTCGGCAAAGGCAAAGTGCTGCAGAAAAATTAGTTGGTGGGCGGGCAAGAAGTTTGAGATCCGCAACAAGAAGTTCATTACAATTTTCAGCTTCTCAGTCCTTCAGCTATTCAGAATTTCGCTTTAGAGCAATTTTGAAGGAGTCAAATAGAAAGTCAAGATACGGAGAGACAAAACCTCTTCTCCCAGAGAGTCCCAAATGCAATGGCCCGGAGATGAAGATGGCCTCCTTGCCTCGAAGCAAGACAGTTATTTCATCAGATCCAAACTTGAGAACCACGCTTTCTCGTCACAGAAGAAGGATGTCTGACCTAATCTAA